In Glandiceps talaboti chromosome 6, keGlaTala1.1, whole genome shotgun sequence, one DNA window encodes the following:
- the LOC144437081 gene encoding choline transporter-like protein 1 isoform X1 gives MVMSWCCCRQEEAKPVGGKWSALGQRQCTDCTCVIIFILFWCGMIFIAAYAFTTGNVERLVYGYDSYGNICNMENPPIPGISFSGMNMTGRPYVFFMDVYNPSDSMEICVSKCPDTDMENIDDVKDFSVRTGSRLCRYDYDPQAYASENQGTVGPCPKTPVIESKPIVNRCLPTNIQDQLSNYVDELVDWLNAVDVFNKVVADLYVARYEILGMCFIAFGVAVIMVFLIRFVAAIIVWLILALALGGSLAATIALWWNYGKRKSALDKIPEEQRVDSQESNVTAFLVFSIIATIFTIILLLIIIVMRKRIAFTIELFHQAGKALAKMPLLLIQPLWTFIMLILFIAYWCVVLVFMSTAGKPKVHPVTGFVSYEDPEPVKYFWWYHLVGLFWTCEFILACQQFIVASCITEWYFTRDKQYFRSPILKSTGRLISYHLGSMVLGAFIITLVKIPRAILAYIQLKLKDSTSKIAQWILKCLSCCLWCFEKCLKYLNANAYIIIAIEGSNFCSSAQRAFITLVSNALRVAAINCVGDFVLFLGKLAVVAITAFIGLAIFGNHNSVNYYAVPILLVCVFAYIISHGFFNIYEMSIDTLLLCFCEDARVNDGSPGKEYFMDRELMEFLSNSSEAIDNLERRRRSDRVIASNDVEMDQADDKDVIIEGAVAPAVEVSLRHDENYDENQENQA, from the exons ATATTCATAGCAGCATATGCCTTTACCACTGGCAATGTAGAACGACTAGTGTATGGCTATGATAGTTATGGCAACATATGCAACATGGAAAACCCACCTATTCCAGGGATATCCTTTTCTGGCATGAATATGACTGGAAGGcc TTATGTATTTTTCATGGATGTGTATAATCCTTCTGATTCAATGGAAATCTGTGTGAGTAAATGTCCTGATACAGACATGGAAAATATTGATGATGTCAAAGACTTCTCAGTCAGAACGGGATCTCGTCTATGTAGATATGATTATGATCCTCAGGCTTACGCCAGTGAAAACCAAGGCACTGTTGGACCATGTCCTAAAACACCAGTTATAGAAAG taAACCCATTGTGAATCGATGTCTTCCTACCAACATCCAAGATCAACTGAGTAACTATGTGGATGAATTAGTGGACTGGTTAAATGCAGTTGATGTGTTTAATAAAGTGGTTGCCGATCTGTATGTAGCCCGGTATGAGATCCTGGGCATGTGTTTCATTGCATTTG GTGTTGCAGTTATAATGGTGTTTTTGATCCGGTTTGTGGCAGCCATTATTGTCTGGTTGATATTGGCCTTAGCATTAGGTGGATCACTAG CTGCAACTATTGCATTATGGTGGAACTATGGAAAGAGGAAATCTGCATTAGATAAAATACCAGAAGAACAGAGAGTAGACTCCCAGGAGAGCAATGTTACAGCCTTTCTTGTTTTCTCCATCATAGCTACAATCTTCACG ATTATACTCTTACTGATCATCATTGTCATGAGAAAGAGGATTGCCTTTACAATTGAGTTATTTCATCAAGCTGGCAAAGCACTGGCTAAGATGCCGTTATTACTAATCCAGCCACTATGGACATTTATTATGTTGATTTTATTCATTGCGTATTGGTGTGTGGTATTGGTGTTCATGTCAACAGCAG GTAAACCTAAAGTTCATCCAGTGACTGGTTTTGTGAGCTATGAAGACCCAGAACCTGTCAAGTACTTCTGGTGGTATCACCTGGTTGGTTTATTTTGGACCTGTGAATTCATTCTTGCTTGTCAGCAGTTCATTGTGGCATCGTGTATTACAGAGTGGTACTTCACTAG AGATAAGCAGTATTTCCGCTCACCAATCTTGAAATCTACTGGTCGACTTATCAGCTACCATCTTGGTTCCATGGTACTGGGTGCCTTCATTATCACCTTAGTCAAGATACCAAGGGCAATTCTTGCCTACATTCAACTCAA GTTGAAGGACAGTACATCTAAGATTGCCCAGTGGATTCTGAAGTGCTTGTCATGTTGTCTTTGGTGCTTTGAAAAGTGTCTGAAATATTTAAATGCAAATGCTTACATCATTATAGCTATCGAAGGAAGTAATTTTTGTTCATCTGCACAGAGG GCCTTTATAACACTGGTATCGAATGCATTAAGAGTGGCTGCTATCAACTGTGTGGGAGACTTTGTTCTGTTCCTTGGCAAGCTGGCAGTTGTAGCTATTACAGCATTTATTGGTTTGGCTATCTTTGGG AATCACAACAGTGTCAACTACTATGCCGTGCCAATATTACTTGTTTGcgtatttgcatacatcataTCTCATGGTTTCTTCAATATCTATGAG ATGAGTATCGATACTTTACTGTTGTGTTTCTGTGAGGATGCAAGAGTAAACGATGGGTCACCTGGTAAAGAGTATTTCATGGACCGAGAGCTCATG gAGTTTCTTAGTAACAGCAGTGAAGCCATAGATAACCTAGAGAGAAGGAGAAGATCAGATCGAGTTATCGCCAGTAATGATGTAGAAATGGACCAG GCTGATGACAAGGATGTGatcatagagggcgctgtagcACCTGCAGTTGAGGTTTCTTTAAGACATGATGAAAACTACGATGAAAACCAAGAGAACCAAgcataa
- the LOC144437081 gene encoding choline transporter-like protein 1 isoform X3, producing the protein MVMSWCCCRQEEAKPVGGKWSALGQRQCTDCTCVIIFILFWCGMIFIAAYAFTTGNVERLVYGYDSYGNICNMENPPIPGISFSGMNMTGRPYVFFMDVYNPSDSMEICVSKCPDTDMENIDDVKDFSVRTGSRLCRYDYDPQAYASENQGTVGPCPKTPVIESKPIVNRCLPTNIQDQLSNYVDELVDWLNAVDVFNKVVADLYVARYEILGMCFIAFGVAVIMVFLIRFVAAIIVWLILALALGGSLAATIALWWNYGKRKSALDKIPEEQRVDSQESNVTAFLVFSIIATIFTIILLLIIIVMRKRIAFTIELFHQAGKALAKMPLLLIQPLWTFIMLILFIAYWCVVLVFMSTAGKPKVHPVTGFVSYEDPEPVKYFWWYHLVGLFWTCEFILACQQFIVASCITEWYFTRDKQYFRSPILKSTGRLISYHLGSMVLGAFIITLVKIPRAILAYIQLKLKDSTSKIAQWILKCLSCCLWCFEKCLKYLNANAYIIIAIEGSNFCSSAQRAFITLVSNALRVAAINCVGDFVLFLGKLAVVAITAFIGLAIFGNHNSVNYYAVPILLVCVFAYIISHGFFNIYEMSIDTLLLCFCEDARVNDGSPGKEYFMDRELMEFLSNSSEAIDNLERRRRSDRVIASNDVEMDQSPPPTAV; encoded by the exons ATATTCATAGCAGCATATGCCTTTACCACTGGCAATGTAGAACGACTAGTGTATGGCTATGATAGTTATGGCAACATATGCAACATGGAAAACCCACCTATTCCAGGGATATCCTTTTCTGGCATGAATATGACTGGAAGGcc TTATGTATTTTTCATGGATGTGTATAATCCTTCTGATTCAATGGAAATCTGTGTGAGTAAATGTCCTGATACAGACATGGAAAATATTGATGATGTCAAAGACTTCTCAGTCAGAACGGGATCTCGTCTATGTAGATATGATTATGATCCTCAGGCTTACGCCAGTGAAAACCAAGGCACTGTTGGACCATGTCCTAAAACACCAGTTATAGAAAG taAACCCATTGTGAATCGATGTCTTCCTACCAACATCCAAGATCAACTGAGTAACTATGTGGATGAATTAGTGGACTGGTTAAATGCAGTTGATGTGTTTAATAAAGTGGTTGCCGATCTGTATGTAGCCCGGTATGAGATCCTGGGCATGTGTTTCATTGCATTTG GTGTTGCAGTTATAATGGTGTTTTTGATCCGGTTTGTGGCAGCCATTATTGTCTGGTTGATATTGGCCTTAGCATTAGGTGGATCACTAG CTGCAACTATTGCATTATGGTGGAACTATGGAAAGAGGAAATCTGCATTAGATAAAATACCAGAAGAACAGAGAGTAGACTCCCAGGAGAGCAATGTTACAGCCTTTCTTGTTTTCTCCATCATAGCTACAATCTTCACG ATTATACTCTTACTGATCATCATTGTCATGAGAAAGAGGATTGCCTTTACAATTGAGTTATTTCATCAAGCTGGCAAAGCACTGGCTAAGATGCCGTTATTACTAATCCAGCCACTATGGACATTTATTATGTTGATTTTATTCATTGCGTATTGGTGTGTGGTATTGGTGTTCATGTCAACAGCAG GTAAACCTAAAGTTCATCCAGTGACTGGTTTTGTGAGCTATGAAGACCCAGAACCTGTCAAGTACTTCTGGTGGTATCACCTGGTTGGTTTATTTTGGACCTGTGAATTCATTCTTGCTTGTCAGCAGTTCATTGTGGCATCGTGTATTACAGAGTGGTACTTCACTAG AGATAAGCAGTATTTCCGCTCACCAATCTTGAAATCTACTGGTCGACTTATCAGCTACCATCTTGGTTCCATGGTACTGGGTGCCTTCATTATCACCTTAGTCAAGATACCAAGGGCAATTCTTGCCTACATTCAACTCAA GTTGAAGGACAGTACATCTAAGATTGCCCAGTGGATTCTGAAGTGCTTGTCATGTTGTCTTTGGTGCTTTGAAAAGTGTCTGAAATATTTAAATGCAAATGCTTACATCATTATAGCTATCGAAGGAAGTAATTTTTGTTCATCTGCACAGAGG GCCTTTATAACACTGGTATCGAATGCATTAAGAGTGGCTGCTATCAACTGTGTGGGAGACTTTGTTCTGTTCCTTGGCAAGCTGGCAGTTGTAGCTATTACAGCATTTATTGGTTTGGCTATCTTTGGG AATCACAACAGTGTCAACTACTATGCCGTGCCAATATTACTTGTTTGcgtatttgcatacatcataTCTCATGGTTTCTTCAATATCTATGAG ATGAGTATCGATACTTTACTGTTGTGTTTCTGTGAGGATGCAAGAGTAAACGATGGGTCACCTGGTAAAGAGTATTTCATGGACCGAGAGCTCATG gAGTTTCTTAGTAACAGCAGTGAAGCCATAGATAACCTAGAGAGAAGGAGAAGATCAGATCGAGTTATCGCCAGTAATGATGTAGAAATGGACCAG tCTCCACCTCCCACTGCAGTGTAA
- the LOC144437081 gene encoding choline transporter-like protein 1 isoform X2 yields the protein MVMSWCCCRQEEAKPVGGKWSALGQRQCTDCTCVIIFILFWCGMIFIAAYAFTTGNVERLVYGYDSYGNICNMENPPIPGISFSGMNMTGRPYVFFMDVYNPSDSMEICVSKCPDTDMENIDDVKDFSVRTGSRLCRYDYDPQAYASENQGTVGPCPKTPVIESKPIVNRCLPTNIQDQLSNYVDELVDWLNAVDVFNKVVADLYVARYEILGMCFIAFGVAVIMVFLIRFVAAIIVWLILALALGGSLAATIALWWNYGKRKSALDKIPEEQRVDSQESNVTAFLVFSIIATIFTIILLLIIIVMRKRIAFTIELFHQAGKALAKMPLLLIQPLWTFIMLILFIAYWCVVLVFMSTAGKPKVHPVTGFVSYEDPEPVKYFWWYHLVGLFWTCEFILACQQFIVASCITEWYFTRDKQYFRSPILKSTGRLISYHLGSMVLGAFIITLVKIPRAILAYIQLKLKDSTSKIAQWILKCLSCCLWCFEKCLKYLNANAYIIIAIEGSNFCSSAQRAFITLVSNALRVAAINCVGDFVLFLGKLAVVAITAFIGLAIFGNKENALFYAVPMLLVCVLAYYIADCFILIYQMSIDTLLLCFCEDARVNDGSPGKEYFMDRELMEFLSNSSEAIDNLERRRRSDRVIASNDVEMDQADDKDVIIEGAVAPAVEVSLRHDENYDENQENQA from the exons ATATTCATAGCAGCATATGCCTTTACCACTGGCAATGTAGAACGACTAGTGTATGGCTATGATAGTTATGGCAACATATGCAACATGGAAAACCCACCTATTCCAGGGATATCCTTTTCTGGCATGAATATGACTGGAAGGcc TTATGTATTTTTCATGGATGTGTATAATCCTTCTGATTCAATGGAAATCTGTGTGAGTAAATGTCCTGATACAGACATGGAAAATATTGATGATGTCAAAGACTTCTCAGTCAGAACGGGATCTCGTCTATGTAGATATGATTATGATCCTCAGGCTTACGCCAGTGAAAACCAAGGCACTGTTGGACCATGTCCTAAAACACCAGTTATAGAAAG taAACCCATTGTGAATCGATGTCTTCCTACCAACATCCAAGATCAACTGAGTAACTATGTGGATGAATTAGTGGACTGGTTAAATGCAGTTGATGTGTTTAATAAAGTGGTTGCCGATCTGTATGTAGCCCGGTATGAGATCCTGGGCATGTGTTTCATTGCATTTG GTGTTGCAGTTATAATGGTGTTTTTGATCCGGTTTGTGGCAGCCATTATTGTCTGGTTGATATTGGCCTTAGCATTAGGTGGATCACTAG CTGCAACTATTGCATTATGGTGGAACTATGGAAAGAGGAAATCTGCATTAGATAAAATACCAGAAGAACAGAGAGTAGACTCCCAGGAGAGCAATGTTACAGCCTTTCTTGTTTTCTCCATCATAGCTACAATCTTCACG ATTATACTCTTACTGATCATCATTGTCATGAGAAAGAGGATTGCCTTTACAATTGAGTTATTTCATCAAGCTGGCAAAGCACTGGCTAAGATGCCGTTATTACTAATCCAGCCACTATGGACATTTATTATGTTGATTTTATTCATTGCGTATTGGTGTGTGGTATTGGTGTTCATGTCAACAGCAG GTAAACCTAAAGTTCATCCAGTGACTGGTTTTGTGAGCTATGAAGACCCAGAACCTGTCAAGTACTTCTGGTGGTATCACCTGGTTGGTTTATTTTGGACCTGTGAATTCATTCTTGCTTGTCAGCAGTTCATTGTGGCATCGTGTATTACAGAGTGGTACTTCACTAG AGATAAGCAGTATTTCCGCTCACCAATCTTGAAATCTACTGGTCGACTTATCAGCTACCATCTTGGTTCCATGGTACTGGGTGCCTTCATTATCACCTTAGTCAAGATACCAAGGGCAATTCTTGCCTACATTCAACTCAA GTTGAAGGACAGTACATCTAAGATTGCCCAGTGGATTCTGAAGTGCTTGTCATGTTGTCTTTGGTGCTTTGAAAAGTGTCTGAAATATTTAAATGCAAATGCTTACATCATTATAGCTATCGAAGGAAGTAATTTTTGTTCATCTGCACAGAGG GCCTTTATAACACTGGTATCGAATGCATTAAGAGTGGCTGCTATCAACTGTGTGGGAGACTTTGTTCTGTTCCTTGGCAAGCTGGCAGTTGTAGCTATTACAGCATTTATTGGTTTGGCTATCTTTGGG AACAAGGAGAATGCCCTGTTTTATGCTGTCCCTATGCTACTAGTCTGTGTCCTTGCCTATTATATAGCTGactgtttcatattaatttatCAG ATGAGTATCGATACTTTACTGTTGTGTTTCTGTGAGGATGCAAGAGTAAACGATGGGTCACCTGGTAAAGAGTATTTCATGGACCGAGAGCTCATG gAGTTTCTTAGTAACAGCAGTGAAGCCATAGATAACCTAGAGAGAAGGAGAAGATCAGATCGAGTTATCGCCAGTAATGATGTAGAAATGGACCAG GCTGATGACAAGGATGTGatcatagagggcgctgtagcACCTGCAGTTGAGGTTTCTTTAAGACATGATGAAAACTACGATGAAAACCAAGAGAACCAAgcataa
- the LOC144437081 gene encoding choline transporter-like protein 1 isoform X4, which yields MVMSWCCCRQEEAKPVGGKWSALGQRQCTDCTCVIIFILFWCGMIFIAAYAFTTGNVERLVYGYDSYGNICNMENPPIPGISFSGMNMTGRPYVFFMDVYNPSDSMEICVSKCPDTDMENIDDVKDFSVRTGSRLCRYDYDPQAYASENQGTVGPCPKTPVIESKPIVNRCLPTNIQDQLSNYVDELVDWLNAVDVFNKVVADLYVARYEILGMCFIAFGVAVIMVFLIRFVAAIIVWLILALALGGSLAATIALWWNYGKRKSALDKIPEEQRVDSQESNVTAFLVFSIIATIFTIILLLIIIVMRKRIAFTIELFHQAGKALAKMPLLLIQPLWTFIMLILFIAYWCVVLVFMSTAGKPKVHPVTGFVSYEDPEPVKYFWWYHLVGLFWTCEFILACQQFIVASCITEWYFTRDKQYFRSPILKSTGRLISYHLGSMVLGAFIITLVKIPRAILAYIQLKLKDSTSKIAQWILKCLSCCLWCFEKCLKYLNANAYIIIAIEGSNFCSSAQRAFITLVSNALRVAAINCVGDFVLFLGKLAVVAITAFIGLAIFGNHNSVNYYAVPILLVCVFAYIISHGFFNIYEMSIDTLLLCFCEDARVNDGSPGKEYFMDRELMEFLSNSSEAIDNLERRRRSDRVIASNDVEMDQVSG from the exons ATATTCATAGCAGCATATGCCTTTACCACTGGCAATGTAGAACGACTAGTGTATGGCTATGATAGTTATGGCAACATATGCAACATGGAAAACCCACCTATTCCAGGGATATCCTTTTCTGGCATGAATATGACTGGAAGGcc TTATGTATTTTTCATGGATGTGTATAATCCTTCTGATTCAATGGAAATCTGTGTGAGTAAATGTCCTGATACAGACATGGAAAATATTGATGATGTCAAAGACTTCTCAGTCAGAACGGGATCTCGTCTATGTAGATATGATTATGATCCTCAGGCTTACGCCAGTGAAAACCAAGGCACTGTTGGACCATGTCCTAAAACACCAGTTATAGAAAG taAACCCATTGTGAATCGATGTCTTCCTACCAACATCCAAGATCAACTGAGTAACTATGTGGATGAATTAGTGGACTGGTTAAATGCAGTTGATGTGTTTAATAAAGTGGTTGCCGATCTGTATGTAGCCCGGTATGAGATCCTGGGCATGTGTTTCATTGCATTTG GTGTTGCAGTTATAATGGTGTTTTTGATCCGGTTTGTGGCAGCCATTATTGTCTGGTTGATATTGGCCTTAGCATTAGGTGGATCACTAG CTGCAACTATTGCATTATGGTGGAACTATGGAAAGAGGAAATCTGCATTAGATAAAATACCAGAAGAACAGAGAGTAGACTCCCAGGAGAGCAATGTTACAGCCTTTCTTGTTTTCTCCATCATAGCTACAATCTTCACG ATTATACTCTTACTGATCATCATTGTCATGAGAAAGAGGATTGCCTTTACAATTGAGTTATTTCATCAAGCTGGCAAAGCACTGGCTAAGATGCCGTTATTACTAATCCAGCCACTATGGACATTTATTATGTTGATTTTATTCATTGCGTATTGGTGTGTGGTATTGGTGTTCATGTCAACAGCAG GTAAACCTAAAGTTCATCCAGTGACTGGTTTTGTGAGCTATGAAGACCCAGAACCTGTCAAGTACTTCTGGTGGTATCACCTGGTTGGTTTATTTTGGACCTGTGAATTCATTCTTGCTTGTCAGCAGTTCATTGTGGCATCGTGTATTACAGAGTGGTACTTCACTAG AGATAAGCAGTATTTCCGCTCACCAATCTTGAAATCTACTGGTCGACTTATCAGCTACCATCTTGGTTCCATGGTACTGGGTGCCTTCATTATCACCTTAGTCAAGATACCAAGGGCAATTCTTGCCTACATTCAACTCAA GTTGAAGGACAGTACATCTAAGATTGCCCAGTGGATTCTGAAGTGCTTGTCATGTTGTCTTTGGTGCTTTGAAAAGTGTCTGAAATATTTAAATGCAAATGCTTACATCATTATAGCTATCGAAGGAAGTAATTTTTGTTCATCTGCACAGAGG GCCTTTATAACACTGGTATCGAATGCATTAAGAGTGGCTGCTATCAACTGTGTGGGAGACTTTGTTCTGTTCCTTGGCAAGCTGGCAGTTGTAGCTATTACAGCATTTATTGGTTTGGCTATCTTTGGG AATCACAACAGTGTCAACTACTATGCCGTGCCAATATTACTTGTTTGcgtatttgcatacatcataTCTCATGGTTTCTTCAATATCTATGAG ATGAGTATCGATACTTTACTGTTGTGTTTCTGTGAGGATGCAAGAGTAAACGATGGGTCACCTGGTAAAGAGTATTTCATGGACCGAGAGCTCATG gAGTTTCTTAGTAACAGCAGTGAAGCCATAGATAACCTAGAGAGAAGGAGAAGATCAGATCGAGTTATCGCCAGTAATGATGTAGAAATGGACCAGGTTAGTGGAtag